The nucleotide window GTCACTCCCAACATGAAAAGGGTGTAAAACACCGTGAAAATCATCCACAAAACTCGTGCCACCGGGCCTCGAGCTTCTTCCTCATCTTCCCCTATAAACACGGCATTCGAAAAGTTGAGAGCCCCATAACCGATGCGCATGGATTCAAACAAATGCACCAAGCCCCGCAGCAGAGGGATGTTCAAAAAAGAATAGCGCTCTGTCCAGCTTTGAAAAGCGGCCTGTTTCACTTTCAATTTACCCTGCGGATCACGCACGCTCACCGTATAATAATGAGGGGAACGCATCATCACGCCTTCAATCACGGCTTGACCTCCGACAGCGAAATCGATTTTTGCTTGCATATGCCTGCAGTTTATCAGAATCAAACCACAAGCTCAATAAAGCTTCCAAAGCGCATGACATCCGCATTCCGTCGCCACGAAAACCACTTCGAATGACAGGCGGTGCACTCTTTCATCCACTCCACTTGGTTCCTATCCACGCCAAAGTCCCGCAGTTGCCGCTCCAAAATCGCCCACAAATCCACCTGCCCATCCCGAATGGCCCAATGGTATTTTTCAGGAATTTCCTTAAAAGGCTCCGTAAACCGTGCACATTCCACACCCAAAGAAGGGCCAATTCCAATCTGTAAACGTGCCATCTCCGCTCCTTCCACCGCCAGTCGCTCCAAGGTCTTAGGCACGATTTCTGCCACAAGCCCTCGCCAGCCCGCATGCACACCGGCCACCAGCCCCGCCTCTGCATCGGCCAAAACCAAGGGGATGCAATCCGCACTTTTGATGAGCAATCTCACCCCAGGCACTCGAGTGAACAGGGCATCACCTTCCACTTCTGGCCCCACACTTTTCACCTCCACAATCTCGGTTCCATGCACCTGTTTCAGCATTTGAACAGGGAAGGGCAATGAGGTCAAAACGTCCCCATTATAAACCCCCGCCAGCACGGATTTTGGGAACGACGAGAAAGGATAAATTTGGGCCATAACTTGCACATTTTTCATAGTATGCCATACTGTTCTTTGTAATCCACGCTTATGTCACGAAACACCCCCATTCTTTGGGCTTTGGCCCTGCTTGTGCTCGTCGTACAAGTTGCTTTAGCCAGTCCGTCCTTGCCGCCCATTGTGAACGTCCATGAATCCATCGAAAAGATGGGAGACGTCGTGAATCTTCAAAACGTGATGGATGAACTCAACATCCGCACCACAGTTTTACATGCCATTCCCGAAGATTTGCTTTATTTTTCAGGAGAGAAAGTTTCTTTGAGCAAAGTATTGGAAAGCAACACTTTGGTGGAACAAATCGCCAAACAAGCCGAAGAAAGTTTTGAATTTTTCTGCACTGTAGATCCCAACGATGTGAATCGTGTGCAAATGTTAAAAGACTGCTTACAAGAAGGAGCCGTGGGGCTCAAACTTTACAACGGATACACTTATTCGCATGTGCTGCCTCTGGATGATCCCAAACTCACCGAACTTTATGCCGTTTTGCAGGAAGAAAAGGCCCTGCTCATGCTGCCAGTGAACGCAGGGGAGTACAAAAATGAATTGGAAAATGTGCTCACGCTTTACCCCAATTTAGAGGTCATTTGTCCGCATTACTGTCTTTCTTCCAAATCTTTGAATCGCTTGACTCAGCTCATGACCGAGTACCCAAATTTATATGTGGACACCAGTTTCGGCAGCACCAATTTTGCCTTGGAGGGATTCCGCACCATCAGTGAAAACACAGAGGCTTACGCAGAGTTCTTCGAGAAATTTCAAGATCGCATTCTTTTTGCAACAGACAACATCGTGACCAGTTATGAAGATAAAGACAAAGACTTTTTAAAAGATCTTTATAACGATTACATTTGGATTCTTTCTGCAGGAGAATTTGAATCCAGCCTCGATAAAACACCTGAAGACGGAAACACCCTTTATAAAGGTTTGGAACTGCCCTATACATCCCTGCAAAAAGTGTTTTGGAAAAACTGGGAAAGCTTGTTAGAATAGCATTGTCTTAAACTCAAACTATGCCTGCTTACTTGCCCTTCCTCATTTTCCTTTTCGTTGTCATTATTTTGGTCAGCATTCGCCAAGTCAATGAATATGAACGAGGTGTAAAATTCACTTTGGGTAGATTCAGCAGCATCATTAAACCTGGTTGGCGTTTGATTTTCCCTGTGATTCAATCCATGAAAAAAGTGGATCTACGTCTGCGCGCCGTAGAAGTGCCTCCTCAAGAATGTTTGACAAAAGACAATATTTCTGTGGGCGTGACCGCCGTTTTGTTCTTCAAAGTGACGGATGCGAGCAAAGCCGTACTCAACGTAGAAAGCTTCTATTATGCCACCAGCCAATTGGCTCAAACCACCATGCGCAACGTGGTGGGTGAGGTGACTTTGGACGATTTGCTCTCCAAACGCGAAAGTCTTTCTGACAAAATCAAAAACATTGTGGATTCCACCATTCAAGAATGGGGTATCACGGTGGTTAATGTGGAACTCAAAGACATTTTGATCCCCGACGACATGAAGCGCACCATCGGTAAACAAGCTGAAGCCGAGCGTGAACGCCGTGCCACCATCATTCGTTCTGAAGGAGAAGTCATCGCCGCTGCAAACATCGCCAAAGCCGCAAAAATGCTGGCCGAAACCCCCGGCGCTTTGCACCTGCGCACCCTCGACTCCATCAACGACATTTCTTCGGATGAGTCCAACACCACCATTTGGATGCTCCCCATTGAAGTGTTGAAAGCCGTCGAAGGCATCAATGATTTCATGTCTTTGAAAAAGAAATAATGACCCAGCGTTATTTAATCATCGGTCATCCGCTGAGCTTTTGTTTGACAACCCCCGTGATCAACGGCGGCTTCAAAGAGCTGGGCATTGATGCGGAGTTCAAGACCCTCGACGTGCTCCCTGAAGCGTTTCCAGAAGTCATGGAGCAACTGAAACGCGGTGAACTTGCGGGAGTGGTTGCGACCATGCCTTACAAAACACCTTCCATGGAATACTTGGACGAATCCACCGAAGAAGCTAAAGCGGTGAGTGCGGTCAATTTGATACTCCACCAGAATGGAAAACTCGTGGGTCACAACACCGATTGGCTCGGAGCCATGGGAGCTTTGAAAACCGCCATGCCCAAGTTGGAAGGCAAACAAGCACTCATTTTGGGCGCCGGAGGGGCGGCTCGTGCCGCGGCTTACGGTCTACAAAAAGAAGGAGCTCGGGTCGCCATTTGGAATCGAACGCCCGAACGCGCCAAGGCTTTTGCCCAAAAAATGAACATTGAATGGGTGGAAAATCTGGAGCATTGGAATGCACTACCCGACCTCATCATCAATGCGACTGCCTCCAGCAATCAGGATCGCCAAAGCACACTGGTGCCCTTCCCTTTATGGAAAAACGTCATGCTCGCTCTGGACGCCGTTTACGGACGCACCAGCCTCTTTTTAGAGGAGGCGAAAGCCATGCAAGTGCCTCACGTGATTTCGGGTGAAATTTGGTTTTTGAGTCAAGTTTTCACTATGTTCAAAATCATCACCGGCAAAGAAGGCCCCGCCGACCTGATGACGCGCCTCACTCACGAATCCAAAGTGATCACAGCATAGAGGCTACGCAACTCTCGCTTGACCCGTTTGACCCGCAAGCTCTTCTAGAATTGTATCATTTTGATACAACTGAAATGTTTTTTTGATACGATTCGCCAGAGCAATTCGAGTTTTCTGCGAAGAACTATTTTTTATAATTCTTCGAGCGCTTCTTCCGAAATCAAAGTCTGCCACGCAAGAATGGCCACGCCCATCACAATAAAAACGTCGGCTAAATTGAAAGTGGGCCACCAATAAACTTGGATGAAATCTATAACGTAGCCGTAATGCACGCGATCGATCAGGTTTCCAATCGCGCCAGCAAAAATGAACGCCAGAGGCAAAAGATGACTTTTATGCTTCCATAAACAGTTTTGCACCACCACATAAAAACCGAGCATCAAAATACCAAGAGTTAAAAAATAGGTGCCCCAAAGTGGCATGTGAAAGCCAAAAACCAACCCTGAATTGTGAGAAAGATTGAATCCAAAGTCCACCCGTTCGCCAAGAGTGAGCTGTGTGTTGGCCCAGTTTTTACTCAGTTGATCCAAAACCAAGCACAGTAAAGTGATGGGAGCAAAAAACTTCCAAACTTGATCCAATTTCTTTGCCGTTTTTTGAGAGGAAGCGGAGTGTTTCATGACATCCTTATAGAGGCTATCTCAAAAAAAGACCAGAGTATTTAGGACGGCACTGATTTCGTGCCCGTCCATCCACTCTTAAAGGCAAGAACTGGATTATTTTGCTTACAAAAGCTTAAAATCCTCTGCGTTCTTGCTCTTTCCTTTTTTTGAGATAGCCTCTAGTCAAAAGCCAAAACGCAGCCAACCCCAAAGTCCAAAAGCGCCATCAAATGTCTTGCTCAAACCTTAAAAAAGATGTATAATGTACAGACTTAAATAAAACCATGTCAGCACCCGCACCCAGCCCGGCACCGGACCACCCTCCCGCACCTGAAAATGCTGGAGCCAATCCTCCCGAAGGAGCCCCTCATGCCCCCAAAGGACCGGTAAACAAGATGACCAGCGACTTCAAACGACTGATTAAAGACGTGTGGGGTTTTGGTAAAGAGACTGAATCCAATGGAGAAGGATGGAGCACCCTTGGCAAAGTGGCCGCTGGAACAACAGCAGCTGTTGCAGGCGCAGGTTTACTTACCGCAGCGGGGCTCACTTACGCCACCGTAAAAGTGGCAGAAAAAGCACCTACAGTCGCCCAAAATCTGCTTGCAGGAGCTTCTGAAATGGTGGGCAGGCCGTTTGTAACGGCAGGGGCAGGATTTACTACTGGAACCAAGCTCTTAGAACCACCCGAATATCAAAAACTAGAAGGATGGACAGCTCCATGGAAGTTGCTCAAGAATACCCTGAAAGCAACTAAAGATTTAACACGTTTGGCTTCTGGACTGGTTGCCGGGACAGCAGGCCTTTTATATGGCGTGGCTGCTGGAATCGGAGATGGATTGCACAAGGCAGTGGGAGGAGGGGGTGGAAAATTCCCAACGCCCAAAGCCTTTGGCGGCAGTACGAAAGGAACCTCACATGGAACACAAGAACATCCAGCAGGCCATGATGATCACGACGGACATGGTCACGATGAAAACGGGCATGAGGCTCACGACGCTCACGCAACAGAAGGCCACGGAAGCCATGGACACACAGATGCCGCGCATCCAACTCCTGCTAATGACACTCATCACGATGCCCACGCTCCTGCTGAAGGCGGTCATGGGGAAACTCACGGACATGAGGAAAAGCACGGACACGATGCCCATGCCCCTGCTCATCGTAAGCCTGCTCACAGAAAAGCAGCCTAATCCTTAAAAAGTTAAAATAAATATGGGACAAGCAGCACGAAAACTCGACGGCTCAAGAGAGGTGCCCGATGCAGTGCCTGGTTCAGATCGCAGGAACCCTAGGCTTGATGAGATGAGAGGAGACCTTAAGAATCGTGTTCAAGATGTAATGGATAGAATGAAGCCCGCCAATGACGACGGTGCTTTTAGAGAAGAAGCATCTCCCGCAGCAGAGGCGGGTGGAGGACATGGACATGGAGCTGCTACCAAGAAAAGTAAAAAGCCTACAATTCCCGAGTTGGGAGATGAAACGATTGCTGATCTCATTGAAACAGGAACAACTGTCCGTGATTTTTACAGAAAATACAGAAAAGGAGAAGTCACTACTCCTGATATAGCTCGTCTTTTCAACGACGCTTTGGATACTCTTGGTTTGGATAAACTGAGAGCCGGAAGCAATGTATACGCTTGGCTCATTGGCCTGGCGTTAGGAATTCCAAACCATCCTCCGGAAAAAATAACGCCAAACTATACCGATTTAACTGGACAAATTTTAGGTTTTCATCCAGATGAAGACAATCCACAATCGTACCACCACAGCGTAGAAGGTCTTATGGCGACAATAAATGAGATGGATTTACACAGACACTATAGTCTCTTCTTTCATCAGCCCAACTTTACTAAGGCCCTAAGCACTGCCAAAGGGCAAAAAAAAGCAAACGAACAGTTCTCAAAATTATTTGGACCGGATATCGAAACTCGAGCCCAGTTTTTAAATGAGTCTACGCAAGTCTTACTCAGACTGGGCTGTCACATCACCCCTGGACCTAATGCCGCAGATCCAACAGTTGGAGAACATATACATATTCACGACCTTCGTAATGTTCACGCCAACCATAGCCTCCACACTGTTGTGCAAGCGATGCAAAATGCTCGTCAATGGGTTACTGAGGCCAACGTAGCTCAAATTGCAGAACCCGCTACTGAAGATGTGAAACTCAGTAAAGATATGCAAAAGTTTGGAGACACACTCATGGAGCATGTGAAAGGGAATACAGGTTTAGTCGTACAGTTCTTAGGCAACATAGAACCATTAGCTGCTTACGAAAAGGCCTTTCATGCTCTTGCAAGCGATCAAGCTCTAGAAGAAGGAATGTATGAAGAGCCCGATGCAGTACGTGAACAAATTTGCCAGCTCTTTAACTTCTCGCCTAAAGAAAGAATCACCGCTGACGACCTCAACAGTTTCACTGAAGCACTGATAGGCCCCACACCTGCTCCAGCAACTGCTCCTTATCCTCTAGACCCAGACAACGGAGGAGCCTTAGGCCTATTAAGTGCAATCCCAGCAACGGATACTGTCACACGGGCAAAATGGGCTGCAATCAGGACTCGCATCAACGAAGCACGCGCTCGTTTATTAGCCACACCGACTGGGGCCACTCTTCCAGCTACCCGTTTGGGAGTGCTATTCCCACCAAAATCAGAGACCATCGACTACGCTAAATTTGGAAATCAACTCGGAAAGGCAGTACGTGGCAAAACAGGGGTCAACCTTCGAAGAGCTCGTTCAGCCTTTTTACGTGGATGGGAACGAGATGAGTTCAGAGATCACTTTATAAATCTTATGGATCCAACTCTCCTTACAGCCGTCTTGGATGGGACAAAGACCGATAAGGATGCACTCAAAACACAAATTGAAGAAGTGACAGGAGTAAAAGTCACTCGTATGACCCAGGCCTTATTTAGGAGTAGAATTCTAGCAAAAATGAATGAAATCGGAGATGGAACTCCAGGCAATGATGTAGATCCCGATGTAAGACTTAAACAAACGGCACTGAGAGCTATGTTATCACGACTCGCAAGAACAGTGCTTCCAAGCATTGACCCACTTTACCAAGAAGAAAGTTTGGAAAGAAACCTAGGAACCACCGTCAACGCAGCAACCCCCGCAAACCTTTCAGGAATTTTCGACAAACTCAATGCTGGCTTCTTTGTGCGCAATTACGGTTTACTCAATCAAACTCCAGCCGCTGTGATGGCCCTAGCACCCG belongs to Candidatus Peregrinibacteria bacterium and includes:
- the lspA gene encoding signal peptidase II, with protein sequence MKHSASSQKTAKKLDQVWKFFAPITLLCLVLDQLSKNWANTQLTLGERVDFGFNLSHNSGLVFGFHMPLWGTYFLTLGILMLGFYVVVQNCLWKHKSHLLPLAFIFAGAIGNLIDRVHYGYVIDFIQVYWWPTFNLADVFIVMGVAILAWQTLISEEALEEL
- a CDS encoding slipin family protein; this encodes MPAYLPFLIFLFVVIILVSIRQVNEYERGVKFTLGRFSSIIKPGWRLIFPVIQSMKKVDLRLRAVEVPPQECLTKDNISVGVTAVLFFKVTDASKAVLNVESFYYATSQLAQTTMRNVVGEVTLDDLLSKRESLSDKIKNIVDSTIQEWGITVVNVELKDILIPDDMKRTIGKQAEAERERRATIIRSEGEVIAAANIAKAAKMLAETPGALHLRTLDSINDISSDESNTTIWMLPIEVLKAVEGINDFMSLKKK
- a CDS encoding NAD(P)-binding domain-containing protein, translated to MTQRYLIIGHPLSFCLTTPVINGGFKELGIDAEFKTLDVLPEAFPEVMEQLKRGELAGVVATMPYKTPSMEYLDESTEEAKAVSAVNLILHQNGKLVGHNTDWLGAMGALKTAMPKLEGKQALILGAGGAARAAAYGLQKEGARVAIWNRTPERAKAFAQKMNIEWVENLEHWNALPDLIINATASSNQDRQSTLVPFPLWKNVMLALDAVYGRTSLFLEEAKAMQVPHVISGEIWFLSQVFTMFKIITGKEGPADLMTRLTHESKVITA
- a CDS encoding polyphenol oxidase family protein, whose protein sequence is MAQIYPFSSFPKSVLAGVYNGDVLTSLPFPVQMLKQVHGTEIVEVKSVGPEVEGDALFTRVPGVRLLIKSADCIPLVLADAEAGLVAGVHAGWRGLVAEIVPKTLERLAVEGAEMARLQIGIGPSLGVECARFTEPFKEIPEKYHWAIRDGQVDLWAILERQLRDFGVDRNQVEWMKECTACHSKWFSWRRNADVMRFGSFIELVV
- a CDS encoding amidohydrolase family protein, with translation MSRNTPILWALALLVLVVQVALASPSLPPIVNVHESIEKMGDVVNLQNVMDELNIRTTVLHAIPEDLLYFSGEKVSLSKVLESNTLVEQIAKQAEESFEFFCTVDPNDVNRVQMLKDCLQEGAVGLKLYNGYTYSHVLPLDDPKLTELYAVLQEEKALLMLPVNAGEYKNELENVLTLYPNLEVICPHYCLSSKSLNRLTQLMTEYPNLYVDTSFGSTNFALEGFRTISENTEAYAEFFEKFQDRILFATDNIVTSYEDKDKDFLKDLYNDYIWILSAGEFESSLDKTPEDGNTLYKGLELPYTSLQKVFWKNWESLLE